Part of the Amia ocellicauda isolate fAmiCal2 chromosome 18, fAmiCal2.hap1, whole genome shotgun sequence genome, TGTCCCGTCCCAGATCATGGTGTAGCTTCTCGCAATACCTACTTACTGCAAGGAAACATGAACAGAAAGGACTGCATTACACAACAACTAATTAACCAACCAGCCAATCAGGTGAAAATTTCAGATTGCACTGATGGAACTCAAAGAAAACCGAAAAGACATTATCAATTTTGTgtctagtgcagtacagtacaaagACTCAGGCTAGGTTGCCTATGGGTTTCTATTAAAATAAGGGACTTTCCTTGATTGATATCCAACAGTGGTGCCCAATCTCTATGACATAAAACACCAGGAGCACAACAGCAAAAATGCAGAACGTCATACAGTCCTACATCCAGTGCTTCTTGACCCTCAAACCTTTAAAAGACACATGGGAATGTTATTACTCTGTACTATGAATATTAGTTGAGGGGTGAACATGTTGAAACCatctgaaaaaaaaacttctggAACCATCCGTTATGGTCTTCCTCCACACTCACCTGGGTCGGTGTTGATGACGGGTATTTTCCGGACACAGTCGGAGGGCTCATACTGGATCTCTTTGAACCAGGGCCTCAGGTCGATGTAGGCATCATAGGCCTCGTGCAGAATGTGCACAAAATACTCCGCTACCTCTTCCCCTTTGCTCTGTACCAGCTCCAGGATTTTACGCACCTGTTCAACACAGAAGACTTGCAATGAACCAAAGGCCTTTCTAGGGCAGATTGTGACAGCAGACACAAACTACATGGCATGATATACCTGGTCTGTCCTGGTGGGAAAGCGCAAGATAATCTCCTCATCCTCCGCGCAGAAGAACTCGCTGCGCACTAGATTGTCCAGCACGCACTGCGTGTTCCTGACGTGCGTGACCAGCAGCTCCCGGTGGCGGGTGAGCAGCCGGCAGGTCTGCGCAGAGGCGAGCAGCTGCCCCGCAACACGGCAGCTCTGCGCAGAGGCACGGCCGGGCTCCGTGGCCATGATTCACACAGCATGCTCCTCTGGGATTTCTGCTGCAGCTGCTTCTTGCGTCTGGACAAGAGCTAAAAAACTTCATACAAGACAACTATTGTGTGATACGAGACAACACGAGAGGCCGTTGCTTTATTAAGACGATTTTACTATTCCTTTAACGTAAATCAATAACAGTTGTTCATTGTTTTATAGTCTCTGTTATTTATTGAACTCTTTAATGCTTTAACCATAACAAGATCGGTGCCGTATTAGTCGCTATGAATACAGTTACAAATGAAACCAAGTAAAACGGTGTTACACTTATACGTGTTTTAGATCATCGGGATTCATGTTTTTTAAGCGAAAAACTGCGTTTTGCACAACATTAAACGGAGTGAAAACACAAGCACTTACTGTGTCAGCCCAGCCCCGCGTCGACGGAGGAAGTGAAACTGATTTCACGGCTGGCAAATTCGCTTTTATTAGGCAACAGGGTCACGCTTGTGTAACGCAGCTctccgcagatctgcacaatcccgcagatcccattggcggagcggcGCAGACCTGCGGGAATCCCCGACAcaaacattcatttttaaaatccaaGCCCCAAATCCTAGCTGAATCAATAGAAAAAGCGTTAGGATGTATTCCGACTTAATCGTTCAAGGTCTACATCAATtgaaatattgtgtgtgtcctgtgaagcaatatatttattaagtaaccattattattttaaatgtaactttttttaCCCCTTTACCGCACATACATCTGTTAATCCTTTTTTTATCCAACCACACACAAATGTAAGTTTAGATGAACAGTCACAGCAGACATTACAGGTTATCATTGAGTACGTTTTCTTCTTCGATGGGAACATTTACACATTCAAAAGTCTTCCCCGCCTTGTGAACGAAACATGTGTTTCCGTTTTTGTTTCCTTCACCAACTCCACAAAATTCAACCATTTCTATCTTCGAAACCGAAAGCTACACATTCTCCATGCCAGTGAAAAAATACTCAATCTCAAGCTGACAGGAAATATGTGCATTTTCAATAGGAGTACCACAGATTATCCAGACAATGAATCTTACTGTCGGATAAGAAATGCAGTTTTCAACTAATTGACAAACCGTAACATACCAAACtactgctgaaacaaaaaacagtgttAAGAGATTAGGGTATCAGttttataacattaaaaaaaaaatccatccaATTCATAATGTACCCAATGTAGCCatgtatttcaaaaataaaaatatatatatatattacagtttgaaaaagatgcattttattttttaaagtcctGTATGATACATTTGTCTAATAGCTTGCCTGAAGCAGATAATATGAGGTATTCAAGATTAATATTCTCTTCCAAGATATATGGGCAGTTGTCTTATTAAACGAACACATTCCCCATTAACTAGCTTGGTGAAAGTGTTTGCTTTGTGCAGTTCAGTCTGCTGTACTAGTCTTCATCTAAAAGCCCATTCATTTTATACTCTTCCTTCTGATTGCAAAAGTATATCTTCCACCAAAAGCATTAGCGAATGTTAAATAATAATCTATCCAAGGTAAAATAATTCTGAATAATGTAGAGTTCAGTTCAATTCTAATTTACTGTCATAAAGATTACTTTATTAATAGAACATTTCTAAACAGTCAATACAAATCTATTCTAGTCTAATTCTGCTCTGATATAAAGACAGGAACTCTGCAAACccttaaaataataaagcaattgATTATAATGCCTTAAGCATTAAACAGTTACCTTCATGTAACTTCATGTGATATTGTGCTCATCAATAaagaattatttttaaatccctgctcccaattacattttaaaccacAATTTGTAATTACCAATGTAACTACTACACACATCAACGATTACTGCAAATATCTGTAGGTAGTTACAatgctaagaaattaatattgACATAATGAATGTCACCAAAAATGTTTTGTCCTCAGGGacatttgattacatttcaatattttaactTAAACACAAGTCTGCTATTTAGGTATTAAGGTTAGATAACTTCTGTAATTAAAGAAGTGTAATTAAACTTCCATGTTAGTTGTCATCCATTATGAAGTACAGACTATGACGGGAAACCCTTAATTTCATCCAAGATTGTAGGGCCACTGTAGTTGTTGGTCTCAATGGCTTCTAGCTTCTTAATGTATTCCAGAGGTAGATTATTTTGTCTCGCACCTGAGCACACGACCTTCAGAAAAGGCAGAGAGACAAAGAGGTTAGACACATTTCTGCAGTGATACCTGGGGACCAGATTAATTGCATCTGCATATCAGACTCAGACTCAGACCTGTTTTACCAGAGaaaggttattaaaaaaaagctcCCAGGAAGCTCCAAGGTGTGCCACTACACTTTGATATGCAAAACGTATTGGGGATTACCCTGGGACTGCTGTAAAGGCAAATGCCCAACATTAACCCATGCAGTTTCTCACCTCCTTGTACTGTGGTGAAGTAAGGGAAGCCAAAAAGTTATTCATCTGGTAGGATCGACAGAGCAATTCCTCATCTTCCGTTTCCACCCTCACGTAAATTGGCTTGTAAATCCCAAGACTGATGCCCTCCTGCCttgaaatcacacacacatacacgtcaTAACTTTTACAGATGAGGAGAGTTTACACCATAGCCAAGGCCATCACCGTGTAGTGTCAATGGCCCAACATATGTGACCCTAGAAGCCAGTTTACTATTGACAGTGACAAagtaatatacagttaggtccataaatatttggacagtgacacaattgtcatatttTTGTCTCTGTACGACACCACAATGgaattgaaaggaaacaatcaagatgtgcgtTAAGTGTAAacattcatctttaatttgaggggagTTACATCCagattgggtgaacggtgtaggaattacacacatttttatatgtgttcctcccaattttaggggctcaaaagtaattggacaaactaaaataatcatggattaaattgtgagtttcaatacttggttgcaaatcctttgcagtcaatgactgcctgaagtctggaacccatagacatcagcagatgctgggtttcttccctggtgatgctctgccaggcctgcactgcagctgtctttagttcctgcttgttcttggggagttttgccttcagcaagtgaaatgctgctcaattggattcaggtcgggtgattgacttggccattgcagaacatttcacttatttgccttaaaaaagtcttgggttgctttcacagtatgcttcaggtcattgttcATTTGCACTGTGTAGcaccatccaatgagttttgaagcatttggctgaatctgagcagataatatagcccgaaacacttcagaattcatcctgctgcttttgtcagcagtcacatcatcaataaatacaagggaaccagttcccttggcagccatacatgcccatgccataacgtgcttcacagatgaggtggtatgctttggatcatgagcagctccttcccttctccatgcTCTCCtattcccatcattctggtacaagttgatctttgtctcatctgtccataggatgttgttccagaaatgttctttagatgttttttggcaaactctaatctggtcttcctgtttcctgtttacatcttgtggtaaaccctctgtatttactctggtgaagttttctcttgattgttgactttgacacagatatgtctacctcctggagggtgttcttcatctggccaactgttgtgaaggggcttttcttcaccagggaaatcattattctgtcatccaccacagttgtttcccgtggtcttccgggccttttggtgttcctgagctcaccagtgcgttctttctttttacgaatgtaccaaatagatgatttggccacacctaatgtttttgctctctctctgattggtttgttttgatttttaaggcaaaactgaaggcaaaacgccccaagaacaagcaggaactaaagacagctgcagtgcaggcctggcagagcatcaccagggaagaaacccagcatctgctgatgtctatgggttccagacttcaggcagtcattgactgcaaaggagttgcaaccaagtattgaaactcacaatttaatttaattcatgattatgttagtttgtctgaatacgtttgagcccctaaaattggggggaccacatataaaaatgggtgtaattcctacaccgttcacccaatttggatgtaactaccctcacattaaagatgaaagtctacacttaaagctcATCACAttctttcctttcaaatccattgtggtggtgtacagagccaaaatgatgacaattgtgtcactgtccaaatatttaggGACCtaactacaatacactacatcAATTTTAACACCTGCCCATTGAGTTTTACAGATTGGTGGTGTTCTTGTAGTAATCAGAACAGGGACTAAAGGCAATGActtaaagattacatattgctTGGTCTTCATTTATTTCTGCTCGGTTGCCCTATTGCACTGGATTAAGTGCATGGTCTCTTAAGGTTTTGAATGACTTTGTCGATACCATAAGAGTCTATGTACCCTAGAAACATGTTAAGAAAGGTAACATTAATAACTTACTCATCTAAACTATGTAAATTCTGATGACTCATTTTCCAAACAACACCCCAAACCTCATGCCCCTGACTCTCTTCAATAGTGGCCACACCTCCATGccaatgattgtttttattcccACCACATGTCCCAAAATTTAGCATATAATCCtgtgcaaaaatacaaaaacaaaacaaaaatcattctTGAAAATATCTGAGAAAACAGCAACGAACCGTTTCGCTTTAATCAAAGTCCATGCGTCCAAATATAACTTACATCATCtttatgtacatattttattcaaaacaaggTACAGGTGGTTTAAAACTGGTTTGTGACCCAACAACTCACCATCTATCCCCCATCTTCCTGAACTATTTTACTCCTTCCCCGTTCTCACCCAATTATCAATGACATTGATGATCAAGttatcaaatgaaaaataactgaattattTATTCTCAATGCAAAATACAGGAATATGagttataatattataaatgtttatgaATACATAAATTGGCTCCTACAAACATTACTATTTGAAGATCAGGAATATGTATGTGATCATGGACGAACACAGCACGTCGATCAAACTGAACCTGGGACAACAGTAATAATCTAATaacttaaaaatagaaaatactcAATATGAATTATCCTGAACAAATGCACAGTATTCAGATCGTCAGACTGTCGTTTTAGCCTGGGtggaaacacacatacatatatgacTCCCCAAGCTTATTTGTGACATTCACACGTTATTATGATCTTGAGTAaatcacacatacatacacacacacacacacacacacacacacaacatgcctacGCACATGCTGAACTGAATAAGCgtattttctgaatatatgaCCTCCATTCCTTGAAATGTCTAGTATAATCAGTATTTTACCATAGTGAATTACAGTATTATGGGATTTAGTTTATGACAGCTTTGTTGAAAAACTTTGCACACTAAAATTGTACTATAATGTACGTTTGCTTAATTTAACATGAGCAGTTTGCAAAAGAGCCGTTGTTTCTTACGTCAGTGTCCCAATGCTTATGACGTGTACATGAGCCAAATCCTCAACGTCTGACATcgtagttttgtattttatgtgtggcagcaatacgcttctGTAATGTGCATCTTGCATTATAGCTTCTTACCCAATGCATTCATTTAAGTACTGAATACAAAATAGACAACAGATACAACATGCCGCCACTAGCTACACGGTGCAGCAAACACATGATCAGCGATGCCTGGATGTGTGTGCATCGCTTAATGATTTCTGCGTTTACCTGTACCCTGCCTGTGCAGTGCAGTTGTGCCGACGGGTTTTTCAGACGCAGTCTTTCTTTCAGCAGGTTACTACCGTAAGCAAAGTAGAAAAAGTGTCCCTCGTTTGACATGACAGAGTTCAAAGCACGTTTACAGCATTGGCCAGACTTAGCATCTATAACTGAAACGCAGTCGGTTTCCAATGCAATATGAATTCCTGTGGCTTGCCTGTCTACAGCAACCTCAGGAAGAAGATCAATCCGACCAATGACACTGCGGAGGAAGAACTGTTTTAAATATGGCCGCGCTCTTGCAGCGCAGATGTCAGCAgttgtgcgcagatctgcagaatcccagcgaTATCATAATACCACATATACACTATATCTTCTATACAATTATTGTTTAATATACTGACGAGCCGGAGACCCGTTTGCTCTGCAGCTTGCAAGCTGCCTGCTTTGAGGGCTCCGTTAGTGTGATGCACTGAGCCAGGCCAAAGCAATGCATCACTGCACAGTTCATCACTGGCCGATGAATGGGTGACCCTTTGCAATCGTGGCACGACTTCTTGATCAATTCATGGttgaataacacatgaataagttctgctgttaatcatACATGAAACAAGGTTATGGGAAGTGGTACAGAATATGTTCTGTGGTATTGTGGTATTGTACAAGAAATAGGACTATATACCTGGGTATATTTTCAAATGGAGTTAATTTTATGATAAGGGTTCAATCAAACAGCACTACTTGTGTGCATTACCACAAAACTACtactgttttgaaaaataaaaaaagggttTTAACAAGAATTAGGATATAAGGACTATGGAATCTCAGCATGAGCTATAAAAACATGTATCCTTAGCAAACACAAATGATCAAATGCACCTTTTATTGTAATAAACATGTGTATGAACATTTCTCATCAATGCATTTCATTGACCCATGGTGGACTACAATGTTTGTCATCATGTTTAAACTTGTTtgactttcattttaaaaagggaGTACAACAATCTTCTTGGACTACACAAGTTATGGAGGTATGTATGATCTTTccataaatacatgtttcattgatatttttcctctcctctcctcatgGCCTCCTCAACCTCGGACATTAACTCCAAAGGTCCGTTGTAGTTGTTGGTTTCTATGGCCTTGAGCTTCAGCTGGTACTCTGATGGCAACCCATTCTGTTCAGCACCCAAAACAATAACCTGAAATACCGgaggaaaaaagaaacgtcAACATAACTGAGGAATTAAACACTTCTTGCATCAAGGTGGTGCACCACACTTTTTAACCCCTTCaatatttacagaatgaaacCTCTAACATGCTCAAATCAAAAACAGGACACAAAAAATATTACTGACTGACCACTGTCCGAATCACAGGCATCTGATTCACAGGAATAGTCTTGTGAGGGATTTGTTCCTCTAATAGAGACAGATACAGTTGGCCATTATAATATGCAGAATATGAATCTGAAGTGTATATTCCAGAGGTTTCAGGAACGGGATTATGAATAGCTTTGAATGCCACTGCGCCAGTCCCACTGCTGAGCCCATTGTCCTCGGCACACAAAAGCAGCAGGCCTTTCAAACTCCAGCAGTTGTTATGGGAACAATCGCATGCGCCAGAAGACTACCGGGGAGTTCGCTGTCCTTTGTGCAAAACGGGTCGGACCACATTCATAAGAATTCTGATCCAATTGATGGGGATTATGTGAAAGTGGTGTGATGTGTAATGCTGCTCTGTCACTATGTAAGcatatcattattttatatataagccAGTTCAGATTTGAGAAAGTTTGATGTTACCCTAAGGTGAGTAAGTAGATCTTAAAAGCAAACTTAGATGTCTTCTGCTTACTCGTCA contains:
- the LOC136713923 gene encoding gamma-glutamylcyclotransferase, producing MSNEGHFFYFAYGSNLLKERLRLKNPSAQLHCTGRVQDYMLNFGTCGGNKNNHWHGGVATIEESQGHEVWGVVWKMSHQNLHSLDEQEGISLGIYKPIYVRVETEDEELLCRSYQMNNFLASLTSPQYKEVVCSGARQNNLPLEYIKKLEAIETNNYSGPTILDEIKGFPS